The proteins below come from a single Crossiella sp. CA-258035 genomic window:
- a CDS encoding NAD-dependent epimerase/dehydratase family protein, which translates to MAQTALVTGGSGYFGSLLVRRLRERGDDVRVLDLNDADDRPAEVDFVRGDICDANAVEHACEDVDVVYHNVAQVPLARDAGLFESVNVGGTETLLRGCADAGVRKVVYTSSSAVFGVPQENPVFPDTQPRPAEEYGRAKHAGELLCRAAVSRGLDVSIVRPRTILGHGRLGIFGILFDWIADGADVFVFGSGDNVYQFVHANDLAEACALAGKRAGPATYNIGAREFGTMRAALENLCAHAGTGSKVRSLPVGPAALGMRASAKLGLTPFGPYHWIMYSKSLWFDTSAAERDLGWRAEYSTDAMFADSYDWFLANRGALAGAGASHHRSPAKQGALTLLKKIMR; encoded by the coding sequence GTGGCACAGACCGCCCTGGTGACCGGCGGGTCGGGGTACTTCGGCTCGCTGCTGGTGCGCAGGCTGCGCGAGCGCGGCGATGACGTGCGGGTGCTCGACCTCAACGACGCGGACGACCGGCCGGCCGAGGTGGACTTCGTGCGCGGGGACATCTGCGACGCCAACGCGGTGGAGCACGCCTGCGAGGACGTGGACGTGGTCTACCACAACGTGGCCCAGGTCCCGCTGGCCCGCGACGCCGGGCTGTTCGAGTCGGTGAACGTGGGCGGCACCGAGACCCTGCTGCGCGGCTGCGCCGACGCCGGGGTGCGCAAGGTCGTCTACACCTCCTCCTCGGCGGTTTTTGGTGTGCCACAAGAGAATCCGGTGTTCCCGGACACCCAGCCGCGACCGGCGGAGGAGTACGGGCGGGCCAAGCACGCCGGTGAGCTGCTGTGCCGGGCCGCGGTGAGCAGGGGCCTGGACGTCTCGATCGTGCGGCCGCGGACCATCCTCGGGCACGGGCGGCTGGGCATCTTCGGCATCCTGTTCGACTGGATCGCCGACGGCGCGGACGTCTTCGTCTTCGGCAGCGGCGACAACGTCTACCAGTTCGTGCACGCCAACGACCTGGCCGAGGCCTGCGCGCTGGCCGGGAAGCGGGCCGGACCGGCCACCTACAACATCGGCGCGCGGGAGTTCGGCACCATGCGGGCGGCGCTGGAGAACCTGTGCGCGCACGCGGGCACCGGCTCGAAGGTGCGCTCGCTGCCGGTGGGTCCGGCGGCGCTGGGCATGCGGGCCTCGGCCAAGCTGGGGCTGACCCCGTTCGGGCCGTACCACTGGATCATGTACTCCAAGTCGCTGTGGTTCGACACCTCGGCGGCCGAGCGGGACCTGGGCTGGCGGGCCGAGTACTCCACGGACGCGATGTTCGCCGACTCCTACGACTGGTTCCTGGCCAACCGGGGCGCGCTGGCCGGCGCCGGGGCCTCGCACCACCGGTCCCCGGCCAAGCAGGGCGCGCTGACCCTGCTCAAGAAGATCATGCGGTGA